The Raphanus sativus cultivar WK10039 chromosome 6, ASM80110v3, whole genome shotgun sequence sequence AACCTCACTTCCCTCTTGTGATTGATTACtcttttaatcttttttgtGGTTAAAGTCAAGTTTAGTCTCTAGGGAGGGAGTGTTATAGTCACTACTGTTTGTTGAAGTTGAAGTCCTACGCAAACAAAAACATTAGTCAGCCAccgacacttttttttttcttgccgTGAATGTTGGTATACTTTTTAACCGGTGGTTTAAgaaaaccgaaaccaaaccaaTTAGAATACAGCGTTCTGCTTGTTTTCTTCTTAAACAtttcttactctttttttttggtctttaATCAGATAAACTATGGTATACTATAAATAACATGCGAGTTAAAATTTTAGCTAAAATAGTagtaaatattaacaaatttaatTCTCAAATCATTGATATAAAGTTTGAAATCACATATCACTAATCATAccaagaaatataaaaaaaaatctcatcaaTTATacagaatatatatttaatggATTTAATCTTATATCGTTGATAATAAAGTAAGTTTTAAGAATATACTAAAATCCCCTTTCTAATAAAATAAGAGTAATTGCTTTAACAGACAAATTAATTATAAGCAAATGATAAAGCACGGGATTACATATATAATGATAAAGCACGGGATTACATATAGGTTTATACACGTTATAAACGTGTAATTGGTTTTCGTAATTATATTACTCAAAAAAGCAATTGTAATGATGCATATTGGTAGAGGCCATGTACGAGTTCAATATGTTCAGATGCTCAACTTTTGTTAACCACGCATTGTTTATCTCGGACTCGGCGGATGTGTACCACATAATAAGTACAACATTggttaatttttatgttatctAGAATACCGGTTAACGCAAAGAAgcaaaaattacaaaaaaatagtgAACCTCAGGAAAGAACACATACACATGTAGATCAATGATCACAATTATTCATGACTCTGTATATTGCTTTCCTTATCTTCTAAGTTTATGAAGGGGGGATCACAAATGAGCACttgattgtttgtttgttcaatGGTAGCGTAACGCAGTGTAATGCAACCACACCACTCGAGTCGAGAATAATAGACAGAGTCAATAGCCACTCATATACAAAACCTATTTTCACGCTACATAATCTGAGAGACCTAGGGCTGGGCAAGAAAATCAAATTCGAAAATCTGAATCAAACCGACCTAAAAAAGGATAAATCTGAACCAAATTGAATTTGAGATAAATAATTGATTAGGTCTTATTTTAcggtattttgaatttttggtttattcaaACCGAACAAGGATTCAAATgcaatttaatatctaaaaagttcaaaaaatcaaaaatctaaagAAGAACCATACTAATATTGAATCTAATTCATAATAAATACCTAAATATTCAAAGATTTAAcaatatacttaaaatatatactagtAGTTAACTCAAATCTGAAATACTTagttttcatattaaaatttaagttGTTGACAattatatttgaagtttgatTATGAATAAGTTTACTTTTGAAGTTTAAACAATGttggtttatttttaaagtttaaataatGGTTTATACATTTGTAGAATTGTTAGTTGctaattttaacatatttatatttttctcatcTTAAGAAAATCACTTAAGAATCATGCCATTAAGTTTTTGTGAAGTAcaaattgtttaaatttttcaaataaaatatgtattttcgAAACACAATCAAATATTTGGGTAACTAAAACCGGAACTAGAACTCAAGTCATACTAATATGGGTTCAACCATGTTTTCAAAGTGTTAATATATCTGAACTAACTCGAGAAACCCTGAATCGACTTCGaactgaaattttaaaatatgagttaaatcatatatattataaaatttgagtTAAATCATATATAAGTATGTGGCGCAtactgaaataaatatataaattagcaaaataaaaaattagtgtGGGATAGGTGCCACATCCATCATCCATCAGTGTCCACCCCTGATCTTGATGGGCTTAGTCTCATGCCTACAGAGAATTGAAAATCGATTGAACTCGAACTAAACCCGATTGGACACCCAATCATTTATACCAAGAGAGACCCATTAAACCCATCTCCGTTtgcgtttttttttctcaaaacaaGTGTAGGGCTGACTACTCACGGGTCTAAGACCCAATCACATGGGCTAATTTTGAAGGCCCAATGGGCTGACACTGATTTTGTGGGGGGGTAATTTGACTTAGGTCTGCGAGTTATCCCTTTGGTCTCTTCTCTCAACTGCAGCAAGTCTCTGTGATAGctttcaatcttcttcttctcttcttctcgaTATCGTGTCGATGGCATCGAACGCAGCGGTTCCGTTCTGGAGAGCGGCGGGGATGACGTATATAACCTATTCCAACATCTGCGCGAATCTGGTGAGGAAATGTCTAAAGGAACCTTTCAAGGCTGAATCAATCAATCGCGAGAAGGTTCACTTCTCCCTCTCCAAATGGGCTGATGGAAAGCCCCAGAAACCAGGTTTCTCCTTGCTTGTCCAATCATTGTTCACCTTTGTTTCTGTTTGTCCAATCGAGACCTAGGAGATTATTTAAGGTTTTTGACTTTTAATTAGAACCATTACAATACGATAGCGTTAGGTCTTGTGTGCTGCTCACATTTGTTAAATCTTCTGACGTCGGTGTCAGGTTTAGACAATGCTCTTTTAGCTTGGTTAAACTCATGTTTTGTTCGTCCTCTTTGTTGACAGTTCTGCGCTCAGATGCACCTGAAGTTTGAGACATTTTGATCAAAGATATATGGTTTCTTAGTTTGATGATGTATTGCTTCTCTGTATGGATGAGATAGTAAAAGGAATGCAATAACGTCTCTCCgcatattttatttcctttattgTTTGTAATGAAAGATTGATGATACTCTCCCATCAAATAATGATATAAACACGGGTACTTCTGTTTCTATTATGTTGTGGATTCTTCTGATATACTATTATTCTCAAATGAAATATGGTTCGAATTTTGACAAACTATTAAGTGACTTTGATAAGCAAACAAAATGCCTTTTGAGAATTCTGAAGGCCAAGTCATGATAATTGTGAGATACTCTTTTATAAAGAACAAAATGGGAAGAGATACTATATATAGCTTTTTGTTTCACGTCCAGAATCAACTAGCCTAAAGCAGCACGATACTGAAATATCTGGACAGATGATAAGTAGACTCCAAGCTAGCTCTTAGAAACTCCTGCGTCAGGCTCTGTTCCTCAACTGAAACTTCACCTGAAATATTCCAACCTGATTTTCCCTGCATAGGCCAAACCAGACCTAGGATGGATACATATACCTATTGCCTACACTGTAATGTTGGAGTGCATTTCTTCAACTAAATTGCATGTGCATGTTCATCAGCATAAGAAGAGAGAATGACCAAGATAGAAAATGAAAGAAGAATGAACACCAACGTGAGAGATCATGAGAGTCGCATGCCAAAAATGTAATATTATGTTATTCATGTGATAGGCGAGAAGGCATCTGGATGTCATCCCAGATGCCTTCATGTTATATTAATTCCTAGCTGGCATATTAAATGGAGTTTCATTGGTCGATATGATGAAAATGAATCTCACAAAGTAAAGGCGATAAAGCagcaagaagaaaaacaaacgGCAAACCCAACTCCTAGAGATTTAAGAAACCACACATGAGAATGCATGTAGCAAAGCTAATAGGTGTGACACATGTTTATATGTTGATGATGTCACACTATATGCAACCATCACATGAACAAGAAGTAATGCTGATGCTTAAAAAGGTCGAGAATGAAATGGATGCAAATGCAGACTGCCTGCAAGATGCATCCTATTCTTGggagatagagaaagagagaacatCCCCTTCACGGTCTACTGATACGTCAAGGCTCCTTGAGATCCATTAGTGCTTGGTGAAGGAAAGAAGGAGTGGCCTCCGCCGTCCTTCCTTTTCCCATATGGATTCTTGGAAAATGTATAACTCGGTTAAGAAGAAACAaactgaaatagaaaaaaataactaGAATATAAAAGAAACGGCAAGAGTGAATGATGTGTTAAAAGGATATTGGATCCTCATGCCAACTGAACCAGAGCTTGGAATGACAGCACCTTGCAAGTTATGGTGAACGTTGGTGGCACTATTCACATCCTGAAAGAATTTCAAAATAGAACCGTTTAGCAGTATGCTGTAGAATGTTTCCAAGTACGTAGACACACAGATAGCTAACTAACCTCGAATTCAATAAAACAAACTGTATGCCTTTCTTGTCTCAGAATTTTCATTTGCTTGAAACCAGGCTGCCTGCAAGATGGAAGTACAGTTGACCACTCGATAAGACAGTAATAAACAAGTGAATGATCTCAAAGAAAGCAATGGACAGAAGGAGTGGCATAAAAGCAAACAGATACTCACGCGCTCAACAGACTCCTCAGTTCTTCTTCGTTAATATTCTCCCCGAGATTACCAATAAAAAGGGTATTGCAAGGAGGGTTATCCTTAATATTCTGCAATAGAAAACAGCATGAGATATAAGATCAGCAAACCTAGGGGAGGAACCTCAAAATggttaaaaaatttataaaacaatcaGAAGCTATAGCATGCTCAAAGCAGTTCACAATGTATCTAGATTTAGTAATAACTAATCACAAGCGAGTATAGTATGAACTTGAGTTTGTAAATATTAGACAGTCAACACATGGATTCCAGGTAGATAATagcaaaatatataaagaataaattGATGAAAGAATTGCAACTTCACCTGGACGGGCACATAAGAACTAGGAGCTGCTATAGGTGCGGAGGGAGGCATTGGTACAGGGGGAGCATGGTAACCTGCATAGGGATCATATGGTGGAGCTGCGGCTGACAGATACCTGAATCAAATTATACTTGATGTCAAATTAACAAGTAAACAGAAATAAATGTACCAAAAGAATCGGCCTCCAATGTTTTCATAACatcttaaattaattatatatgaagCAGAATAAAATGCCTCACCCATGGCCATGAGGTGGACCCCAAACTGGAGGTGGGGGAGGGTGGAAGGGAGACGGACTATAAACAGAGTGTGTGCAGTCACCACCACCAGTTCTTAGGCGCTTACTTTGATCATATGCATTTGAATCCCCAACGATTCCTAACGGAATAACAATAGAGAAGTTCAAAGGTTAAATAATGATTTGGTGATAGTAccaaagaaacaaaaccaaacacgCTTCAGCAATGACATGACCAATGCTTTAGATAATAAAAGTTTTAAGCTAACCTCTTTTAACAAAGAGATTCTTCTTGGCCATCTCTGCATGTAACACAGACTTTGACTCCGCATCAAACACCAGATGCTacatgccaaaaaaaaaaaacaatatacaaCATCAtaaactgaaaaaataaaaagggtaAGAAGGATTAGAGTGAACAAGTAAAACGGACAGACAGACCTGAAGGACATCTCTGGCAGCCAAGGCAAACTGTGCAGTGGAGAAAAGAGCAAAGCCCATGGGCTTCTCTCCCTTGAAGTTCACCTGCGAAGCCTCGTAACCTGGTAACCATCTTAAGAGATTCAgaagctctctctctttcacaTCATCCGGAAGACCAGCGATGAAGATTGTCCGAAGCTGAAAACAACAGATTCAAACTCGTGTAAGAGTATACATATCTCAATCAAATCAATCGACTAAACAACAGCAcacaaattaaagaaaaaaaaatctcaacttGAAGCAACATCAAAGTAATCTGGTCTTAACAACTACAAGAAAGCTGGTCTCAACAACATATCACAAAAACAACCAAAACAATActtagagatagagagagagagagagacaagaagtAGAGTTGTAACCTCGTCGTAAGGAGGACGATTATGGTTGTCGACTAAACCAGGGGGAGGAGGGTGATGATGATGTACAGGCGGAGGATGTGGTGGAGGAGCTGATGATACTGCGGCGGGAGGAGGCGGAGCTCCTGTGGGTGGCCACTGCTGGTGGTAAGGGTGGATTCCGGCGCCGGCCATgcgatggagagagagagagagagaatggaaACCctaagagaagagagagagagatttgctCGGCGGAAGAATTAACGAAGGACAAGTGTGCCAGGCTTGTTTTACTAAGTAAATCACATGCTTTGCACGTGTTGAGCCTAGTGGGCTGAATTGAAATTTCGTTCTTTTAGTAGAAAACGAATGTTATAAAAAGACTCATAAATTTTAGTGTATCAGAAATTTTAGTAAAGAGAAAATTTGTATaccagtagagaggagataagactaatatatgaataatatgCGAGAGAGAGCTTCTTAtacaaggaggaagagaggtCTGTTACAATTGAATCGTTCATTCGTATAGAGAATAAAAAGCAAAAGTTAATGTGCATATATAGTGACATGGACtccacataataaatatttacatcatTTTGTCAAGTTTGGTGTGTCAAGGTATATTCTTGACGTTGTATTATTCACATTTATAACACTTTCTTTGGAGATCAGTGTCGACTAACATTTTTGTTGCTTCgttaaaaacattttcaaaaaaactcAATGGGGAAAACCATAGTAAGGTAATtaaaaagagtacaaccacATAAGATTCCCTAAAATAAGCAGTCATATATTCTTGACATGTTTTCTGAATACTGAGATAGGAAATGATTTAGTGAAGAGGTCAGCTGCATTGTCATGATCAGACATATCTTActtcaatctctttcttcttctcgaaCTCTTGAGTGTATGAGAAGAACTTCGGGTGTATATGTTTCGTTCTAACGTTTTTGATATATTCTTCTTTCGTTTGAGCAACACATGCCGCATTATCTTCATATAGAATAGTTGGCTTCGTATTTTCGTCAATTCCACTACTTGAAAAGATGTGCCGGCTTATTGATCTTAGCCATACACATTTTCTACTTGCTTCATGGATTGGGATGATCTCAGCATGATTTGAAGAGGTGGCTACGAGTGTTTGTTTCTGAGAATACCAAGATATATCAGTGCCTCAAATCGTGAAAACGTATCATGTGTGCGATCGGGCTTTGTGTGGATCTGAAAGATATCttgcatctgcaaaaccaacaATTTGACCTTTTGAATCTTTAGGGTAAAACAAGCCCAAATCGATGGTCTCTTGAAGATAACGAAAGATATGTTTAGTTCCACTTCAATGTCTTTGTGTAGGAGATGAGCTGAATCTTGCTAAAAGATTAACAGTGAATGATATATCAGACCATTTACAATTTGCAAAATACATCAACGCTCCGATTGCACTTAGATATGGTACTTCCTGACCAAGTATcgatctctttcttttctttggaTGGTCGAAATGATCACTTTCAATATTAAGTGATCTAAAGACTATTGGAGTGCTGAGAAGAGTTGATTTGTGCATGTTAAAGTGTTTCAATACTCTTTTGGTATGTGGATTGATGTACAAAGCTACCACTTTGAGAATATTCAATTTGTAAGCCAAGACAATATGTTGTTTATCCGAGAtttttcatctcaaattctccTTCCAGATAGTTTGATGcctcttgtatttttttttgagttccAATAATATTAAGATCATCAATATATACTGCGATTATTACAAATCCGAATGTTGTATTCTTGATGAAAACACATGGACATATAGGATCATTCACATATCCTTCTTTTGTGAAATGCTCACTGAGATGATTATACCACATATGTCCATATTGCTTTAATCCGTATAACGATTTTTACAATTTCATTGCACATAATTCTTTAGGTTTAAAACTTAATGCTTCTGGTATTTTAAATTCATCAAAAATTTTCATGTAGATATCAATATCTAATAATCCATACAAATAGGCTGTAATGACATCCATAAGACGCATCTTGAAATTTTTATCGAATTAAAGGATGTAACTCCTTTTCAAAACAGAGACATACaatagtttaaataaaaaaatatttttaaaatattatgatttaaatacactAACACtttcttagaaaaaaatatattagtctaattttcataaatttttaaaatttaattattttcatttgagtaagtaatatgtatatttataaaaatacaataaagttAATGAAGTTATAAGATTAGGATTCGAAATTGGTTGTTACAATAACACAAAGCATAAGCCtttagtcaaaataaaataacccCATAACACAAAGCATATTTTCGATGGTAAACAATAAGAAGgtgaatatataattaattaaacttaGTTGATTCAATTGTTTTTTATgtcaacaaacattttaaattttttattttttgtatcatattaaattctacaCTAATAAATCTATGCAATATACACATTATTCACCTATATGAGTTACTAAAATTAAACTGAAATACAGTTATTAAGAATGAtagaataatatattatataatattttaaaaaatattattatacaaaccaaTTTATGTGCGTTTGTAtttggtaaaatatatattttataaaaataatattaaattagtaataAAAACTGGTTTATCATTTCAAGACACAAAATCCTAAATTTATTCAAAAGCATAGATTTTCCTTAAATGAACTTTTTTTCTTAACCAAAATTAGTATCATCTAATGTTCATACATATTTTCACAAacttattgttattattattttttgaacaaaacaCAAACTTATTGTTActattttgttcattttaatatttattggttGAAAGACTGAAAACATAGATGAAAATTATTTCAatatcatttgaaaaaaaatttacgacgcttctatattttattatttttccaatatttgtatttaaatttcatcatatatattttttgtaatctgAACGAAATAGTAATATATGTTTTCCAGGCAAACTGATTgttcataaataattttgtttttatttaaaattgtaattCTAACAAACAAAATTCGTTTTGAAATTATGTGAGTCGCCAactaatgaaatttattttgtttataacaATTTCCCATATGtcctaaaa is a genomic window containing:
- the LOC130496858 gene encoding ATP synthase subunit epsilon, mitochondrial — encoded protein: MASNAAVPFWRAAGMTYITYSNICANLVRKCLKEPFKAESINREKVHFSLSKWADGKPQKPVLRSDAPEV
- the LOC130496857 gene encoding cell wall integrity protein scw1-like translates to MAGAGIHPYHQQWPPTGAPPPPAAVSSAPPPHPPPVHHHHPPPPGLVDNHNRPPYDELRTIFIAGLPDDVKERELLNLLRWLPGYEASQVNFKGEKPMGFALFSTAQFALAARDVLQHLVFDAESKSVLHAEMAKKNLFVKRGIVGDSNAYDQSKRLRTGGGDCTHSVYSPSPFHPPPPPVWGPPHGHGYLSAAAPPYDPYAGYHAPPVPMPPSAPIAAPSSYVPVQNIKDNPPCNTLFIGNLGENINEEELRSLLSAQPGFKQMKILRQERHTVCFIEFEDVNSATNVHHNLQGAVIPSSGSVGMRIQFSKNPYGKRKDGGGHSFFPSPSTNGSQGALTYQ